A single region of the Triticum dicoccoides isolate Atlit2015 ecotype Zavitan chromosome 2B, WEW_v2.0, whole genome shotgun sequence genome encodes:
- the LOC119364252 gene encoding WD repeat-containing protein YMR102C-like — MPRSNSDRDDIFFDAFDDISSAREPSSSDDCSTSGDGLSPREFEYDIWANEPMSVKERRQRFLEGMGLDDLGSTKVDLSQCQAEITTADTSADLQERTIMSDMSSLGSSIPENESAFDAACCIRDLDSGKRYVVHNGGHDGLTSFLKDVATDKVLSLLEFESLVGVSRSVQKLLRRAYCQSPALAAETKEAIGGKKKDIKSLCKNLMKKRSFGGMCKTDVHVKSCTTSIPSRTKVQHRKKKNAEFSAVYMAQEIRAHNGLIRVMKFSPSGWYLASGGEDCVVRIWQITEVDAHSKMYGGENHPHEHVEKIKILKPKLAEGQSRALAVMPSKGFHITESPLHELHGHTGDVLDMTWSNSDCLLTSSKDKTVRLWKVGSDVCLGVFRHKDYVTCVQFNPTDERYFISGSIDGKVRIWDVLDKRVVNWADTRNVISAVSYQPDGKNFVVGTTGGVCRFYDQSGEDIQLDKELFMQGKKKSAASRIKSLQLCTSDSPRFLVTSTDSKIRVADGVDIVQKFKGPWKSKALSSPSLTSDGRYLISTGMDSNVYIWNFDNSSSASQKGEAKSVRSCEMFFSKDVTTAVPWPGVHPDRHVKLARLTEKSASVSPLRRHGGESRSPGTWFFADGMRGSVTWPEEKLTSAKPVNGPRLADCLSAISAAWNMVIVTASHGGVIRSFHNYGLPVTL, encoded by the exons ATGCCAAGATCCAACTCAGACAGGGATGATATCTTCTTCGATGCATTTGATGATATTAGTTCAGCAAGGGAGCCTTCATCATCAGATGATTGTAGTACGAGTGGCGACGGATTGTCACCAAGGGAATTCGAGTACGACATTTGGGCAAATGAGCCAATGAGTGTTAAAGAAAGGCGGCAAAGATTCCTTGAGGGAATGGGATTGGATGACTTAGGTTCCACTAAAGTGGATCTTTCTCAATGCCAGGCAGAGATCACAACTGCTGACACTAGTGCTGACTTGCAGGAAAGGACTATTATGAGTGACATGTCTTCTTTGGGTTCATCTATACCTGAGAATGAATCAGCATTTGATGCCGCCTGTTGTATAAGGGATCTGGATAGTGGAAAGAGATATGTAGTTCATAATGGCGGGCATGACGGACTAACTAGCTTTCTCAAGGATGTTGCAACAGATAAGGTGTTGTCTCTTCTGGAGTTTGAAAGCTTAGTTGGCGTTTCTCGATCTGTTCAAAAGTTATTACGAAGAGCATATTGTCAGAGTCCTGCACTGGCAGCAGAGACAAAAGAGGCTATTGGTGGTAAGAAAAAGGATATCAAAAGCTTGTGCAAAAACTTGATGAAGAAGAGGAGTTTCGGTGGAATGTGCAAGACTGATGTCCATGTAAAAAGCTGCACGACAAGTATACCAtccagaacaaaagttcagcaccgAAAGAAGAAGAATGCGGAATTCTCTGCCGTCTATATGGCTCAAGAAATCCGGGCGCACAACGGTTTAATTAGAGTGATGAAGTTTAGTCCGTCTGGCTGGTATTTAGCAAGTGGTGGTGAGGACTGTGTTGTGAGAATATGGCAGATTACAGAAGTGGATGCACATTCTAAAATGTATGGGGGAGAGAACCACCCTCATGAGCATGTAGAGAAAATCAAAATCCTTAAGCCGAAGCTAGCAGAGGGGCAGAGCCGTGCACTTGCAGTTATGCCAAGCAAGGGTTTTCACATTACAGAGAGCCCATTACATGAGTTACATGGCCATACAGGTGATGTCCTGGATATGACCTGGTCGAATTCAGAT TGTCTGTTGACCTCATCAAAAGATAAGACAGTCAGGTTGTGGAAAGTTGGCTCAGATGTTTGTCTTGGAGTATTCAGACACAAAGACTACG TGACGTGCGTTCAGTTCAATCCAACTGACGAAAGATACTTCATCAGTGGTTCAATAGATGGTAAAGTTCGCATTTGGGATGTTCTAGACAAGCGGGTTGTCAACTGGGCTGATACCAGGAATGTCATATCTGCTGTTAGTTACCAACCAGATGGAAAG AATTTTGTTGTTGGCACGACTGGAGGAGTTTGTCGCTTCTATGATCAGTCAG GTGAAGACATCCAACTAGACAAAGAATTGTTCATGCAAGGGAAAAAGAAATCTGCTGCCAGTCGGATCAAGAGTCTACAG TTATGTACAAGTGATTCCCCTAGATTCCTAGTTACATCAACAGATTCCAAGATTCGAGTTGCTGATGGTGTTGATATCGTCCAAAAGTTTAAAG GGCCTTGGAAGTCAAAGGCTCTTTCATCGCCATCACTAACATCAGATGGCAGATATCTTATATCCACCGGCATGGACTCCAATGTCTACATATGGAATTTTGACAACTCAAGCAGCGCCTCACAGAAAGGCGAAGCCAAATCGGTTCGATCATGCGAAATGTTCTTCTCCAAGGACGTGACAACCGCGGTGCCATGGCCGGGAGTGCATCCAGACAGGCATGTCAAGCTGGCCCGCTTGACCGAGAAATCTGCCAGCGTGTCGCCTTTACGCCGTCATGGAGGAGAAAGCCGTTCCCCTGGGACATGGTTCTTCGCCGACGGTATGAGGGGGTCTGTGACGTGGCCAGAGGAGAAGCTCACTTCGGCGAAGCCTGTCAATGGGCCCCGGCTGGCTGACTGTCTCTCGGCGATATCGGCTGCCTGGAATATGGTGATAGTGACAGCAAGTCACGGCGGAGTGATCCGGTCCTTCCACAACTACGGCTTGCCTGTGACATTGTGA